A stretch of DNA from Gottschalkia acidurici 9a:
AGATAAAAAAGAGATCCATGGAGATTATATCTTAAATAAAGGTGATATGATAACTTATAGTAATTCAGAGCCAAATAAAGAATACAATAATAAGGATGAATCAAATAAGGCTAGTAAAGTTATAAATCTGAACATAAATGGTGAATCGAAGTCAATAAATTATGATAAGGATTGTTTTAAGTTTATAGATATATTTAACTATATAGATTTTGATATGAATAAAGCTAAAGGAAATTTAATACTTGAGGTAAATGGAGGCAAAGCACAATATCAACAAAAATTAAAAGATGGAGATATTATAAAAGTGTGTTGGCAAAATTAACATAATTAAAGTATTTTTATAATTTATCTAAGAGCTTAGAATTCAGTTGAATTATAAGCTCTTAAGTAAGTTAAGCCTTAATAAATGTAAGGAGGTCATATATATGAGTAATGGTGCTAAAATTGCTTTAATAAGTGTTTTTATTATATTAATAGTTGCTGTGGGAGGCTTTTCTTACAATATACTGAATAACAATACCATATATAATGGAGTCAGTATAGATGATCTTGAAGTAGGTGGATTTCAAAAAGAGGAAGCAAAAGATTACCTGGAAAGCATTTTAAAAGATGGACTAGAGAATAGAAAAATGACTCTAGGCAATGGGAATTATACTAAAGAAGTAAAATATAAAGATTTAGGTATAGACCATGAGTATCAGAAATCAGTCGAAGAAGCTTATCAAATAGGCCGAAGAGGAAATATATTAGCTCGAATGAAAGAAATTTTTACAGTAAGCTTAAATGGAAAGAATATTGAGTTGAAAATAAAAAAAGATGATAATAAAATTATAAGCTTAGTCGAAACAGTAAACAGTGAAATATCATCAGAAAAAAAAGATGCCACAATAAAGTACTCGGAAGGCAGATTTATAGTAACAGATGAGGTTATAGGAATTGCAGTAGATAAGAAAAAGTTAACAAAGAATATAAATGATAGCATAATGGTTGGAGAATTTATAGAAATTCCTATAACAGAAGACAAACCAAAAATGACAAAAGAATTACTTAGCCTAATAAGTAGTGAGATAGGTTCATATTCTACTAGTTTTGGTCTGGAAGACTCAAATCGAGTGCACAATGTGCAACTTTCTGCTAAATCAATAGATGGGAGAGTAGTTCTACCAGGAGAAGTTTTTTCGTTTAATGAAACAACAGGACCTAGAAGTAAGAGTGCTGGTTATAAAGAGGCAACTGTAATAATGAATGGAGAATTTGTTCCAGGTGAAGGTGGAGGGGTATGTCAAGTGTCAAGTACACTTTACAATACTTTGTTGAATTCAAAGATGGATATAGTAGAAAGACACCCACATACTTTGCCAGTGGGATATGTTCCAGAAGAAAGAGATGCTACAGTTGCATATGGATACTTAGATTTAAAATTTAGAAATAGCTCTGAAGCCCCAATATATATAAAAGCAGATGTAATTGGAAATCAACTTATAATAAAACTATTTGGTAAAAATAAGGCATAGATAAGCTTGTATTGGGAACAACTATAGGAGGCATATTACTTTGGAAGAAATGATATATAGTAAAAAACTAACATGCCCAGTATGTGGAAACAAATTTACGAGCATGAAATCGATGGATTCTAAGCTTAGAGTGGAAAGAATTGACTCGGATTTTTTAACTCATTATAGAGGAGAAACTATTCCTTTAAAATATAGTGTATTTGTTTGTCCTAAGTGTGGCTATTCAGCTGTAGAAAATAGCTTTGATAATATGAATACTAGAAAAAAGCAAATAATAAAAGATGAAATAACTAAAAAGTGGGTAGAGAAAGACTATACAAAAGAAAGAACTATGCAAGATGCTATAATGTGCTATAAATTGGCACTATACTGTGGTGAAGTACTTCAATTAAAAAAAGTAGAGTTAGCAAGTATATGCTTAAAAATAGCATGGCTTTATAGGATAAATAATGATGAAAATGAAAAAAGATTTCTTAAGCTTTCAGTGGAGCTTTACGAAAAGTCGTACAGTGAAGAGGAAAGTAACATGGACGAATTGACGTTAATATATTTAATAGGAAATCTATATATGAGAATTGGTGATATAGATCAAGCTACTAACTGGATGGGCAAAGTAATATCTAATCCGTATATAAAAAGTAATCCTAAGATTGAAAAACTATCTAGGGAGCAGTGGGGAATTATAAAAGAAAATAGAAATAACTAATGACGAATTTTATAATAAAAGCTAAAAAAATGTTCCATTTTGTTTTTTAATTTGAATTTATTAAATTTATGGTATAATATAAATTAGTGATATAGAATTTATATATAGAATATAGATTTTATATCACTATAATCTATAACTGCTCTTAAATTTTTAGATTATTTCAATCTATGATTCAAACAGAATCTAAATTAAATTATTAGTTTAAATTTTGTTTAATTAATAAATACTTTATAATAAACAAGGGGTGACTAAATCAATGATAACTTTTGGAGACTATATAAAACCCAAAAGCATAGAAGAAGCATACGAAATCATAAGTACTAAGAAGCCTGCCAGAGTAATGGGTGGTGGAATGTATATGAAAATGGGAACTAGAAGAATAGGACTTCTGGTTGACCTATGTGATGCAGGATTAAGTTATATTAACGAAACTGAAGATAGCGTTGAGATAGGTGCAATGACTACTTTCAGAGAAATGGAAACAAGTGAAATTTTAAACAGATGCTTTGATGAGCACATACAAGACTCTATAAGAGACGTTATAGGGGTACAGTTTAGAAACATAGTAACAATAGGTGGTACAGTTTATATAAAACATGGATTCTCTGACCTTATACTTCCGTTATTAGCACTAGATGCAAGAGTGGTGTTCTTTAACGGAGGAGAAATATCTTTAGAAGACTATCTAAAAGAAGAAGGCATGAGAAGAGATATATTAGAAAAAATAATAATACCAAAAAGAGAAGTAAAAGCTTCATACCAATCATTAAGAATATCTAAAGGTGACTATGCAGTATTATTAGTTTCAGCATTAAAAGATAAAGATGGATACAGAATAACAGTAGGAGCAAGACCACAAAAAGCAGCTTTAGCATATGATGCTATGAAGCTTTTAAATGAATCAGGTGCAACTGAGGAAAACATTATCAGAGCTGGTGAGATAGCTTCTGAAGAGCTTACTTTCGGAACTAATACTAGAGGTTCTAAAGAATATAGAAAAGAAATATGTAAAGTATTAGTAAAAAGAGCTTTAAAGGAGGTTGAATCATGCTAGTAAAATTAAATATAAATGGAACAAATAAAGAAGTAAATATAAAACCTCATGATTATTTATTAGAAGTATTAAGAGAACTAGGATATTTAGGTGTAAAAAGAGGATGTGAAACAGGTAACTGTGGAGTATGTACAATTCTTGTAGATGATCGTCCTATACTTTCATGTGGATATTTAGCTGCTAGAGCGGAAGGACATAAAATAACTACAATAGAAGGTGTACAGGATAGAGCCAAAGCTATAGGACAATGTATAGTAGACGAAGGTGCTGACCAATGTGGATACTGTACTCCAGGATTAGTAATGGCAACAATAGGACTAGAAAATGAGAACCCAAATCCTACAGAAGATGAAATAAGACACTATTTAACAAACAACCTTTGCAGATGTACAGGATATGCTGGACATATGAGAGGACTTAAAAAATATTTTAAGGTGGTGGACTAAATGAAATCATCTGATATGTACAGAGAAGAAATTGAAAAATTTGAATCAGTTAGAAAATCAATTAACAAAATAGATGGAATAAACTTAGTTACAGGGAAACCAGTATATACTTCTGACCTTGCTCCAAAAGATTGTCTTGTAGTAAAGATACTAAGAAGTCCCCATGCGTTTGCTAAAATTAAAAATATAAATACATCTATAGCCATGAAAGTTCCTGGCGTTGAATGTGTACTAACTTGGAAAGATGTTCCGAGAATAGCTTTTACGAGAGCTGGGCAATCGTTCCCAGAGCCGTCAACTTATGATAAATATATACTTGATGAGTATGTAAGATATATCGGAGATGAAGTTGCTATAGTTGCAGCTGCAGATGAAGAATCAGCAATGAAAGCAATGAAGGCAATAAAGGTAGACTATGAAGTTTTAGAGCCAGTTTTAGATCCAGAAACAGCTGTAGGTCACCCATCTATAATACATCCAGATACTGAAAATTATCATGCGAATATTCCTAATGGTGTAGACTTTTCACAAAATATAGCTGCTACAGCTCACTATGAATATGGTGATATTGATGATGTTCTAAGTAAATGTGAAGTAATAGTAGAAGATGAAGTAAGAATGCAAGCACAAGCACATGCTATGATGGAACCATATAAGACATTTACGTATATGGATATGCATAATAGACTTGTTATCGTATCATCGACACAAATACCTTTCCATATTAGAAGAACAGTGGGAAGAGCAATAGATATGCCTGCTAGCAAAATAAGAGTAATCAAGCCTCGTATAGGTGGAGGTTTCGGTGGAAAACAAACTGGTGCAAGTGAATACTATCCAGCTATAGTTACAAAGATAACAGGGAAGCCAGCCATACTAGAATATGATAGAGTAGAAACGTTTAACAATGCTACTTCAAGACACAATATGAAGGTTGGAGTAAAAATAGGAGCGGACAAAGACGGTACAATAAAAGGTGTTAAGCTATGGGCGCTTTCAGATCAAGGTGCTTATGGTGAGCATACTACTACAACAGTAGGACCTGTATGTTCAAAAGTTTTAACTATGTACAATAAATGTGAAGCCGTACACTTTGATGGACTAGTAGTTTATACTAACAAACCAACAGCGGGAGCTTTTAGAGGATTTGGTGTTACTCAAGGGGTTTATGCTGTTGAAACAGGTATGAATAAATTAGCCCATACACTAGGAATGGATCCAACTGAATTAAGAAACAAAAATATGGCAAGAGAAGGCGAAGATTGTATTCTATTTAACTTAACAACTTTAGGTGAGCATGATACTCCAGTTCAAAAGATATTAAGTTGTGGCTTACATGATATGGTAGCTAAAGGTAAAGAATTAATAGGATGGGATGAAAAATATCCT
This window harbors:
- a CDS encoding VanW family protein, yielding MSNGAKIALISVFIILIVAVGGFSYNILNNNTIYNGVSIDDLEVGGFQKEEAKDYLESILKDGLENRKMTLGNGNYTKEVKYKDLGIDHEYQKSVEEAYQIGRRGNILARMKEIFTVSLNGKNIELKIKKDDNKIISLVETVNSEISSEKKDATIKYSEGRFIVTDEVIGIAVDKKKLTKNINDSIMVGEFIEIPITEDKPKMTKELLSLISSEIGSYSTSFGLEDSNRVHNVQLSAKSIDGRVVLPGEVFSFNETTGPRSKSAGYKEATVIMNGEFVPGEGGGVCQVSSTLYNTLLNSKMDIVERHPHTLPVGYVPEERDATVAYGYLDLKFRNSSEAPIYIKADVIGNQLIIKLFGKNKA
- a CDS encoding DUF2225 domain-containing protein, whose translation is MIYSKKLTCPVCGNKFTSMKSMDSKLRVERIDSDFLTHYRGETIPLKYSVFVCPKCGYSAVENSFDNMNTRKKQIIKDEITKKWVEKDYTKERTMQDAIMCYKLALYCGEVLQLKKVELASICLKIAWLYRINNDENEKRFLKLSVELYEKSYSEEESNMDELTLIYLIGNLYMRIGDIDQATNWMGKVISNPYIKSNPKIEKLSREQWGIIKENRNN
- a CDS encoding FAD binding domain-containing protein, which codes for MITFGDYIKPKSIEEAYEIISTKKPARVMGGGMYMKMGTRRIGLLVDLCDAGLSYINETEDSVEIGAMTTFREMETSEILNRCFDEHIQDSIRDVIGVQFRNIVTIGGTVYIKHGFSDLILPLLALDARVVFFNGGEISLEDYLKEEGMRRDILEKIIIPKREVKASYQSLRISKGDYAVLLVSALKDKDGYRITVGARPQKAALAYDAMKLLNESGATEENIIRAGEIASEELTFGTNTRGSKEYRKEICKVLVKRALKEVESC
- a CDS encoding (2Fe-2S)-binding protein → MLVKLNINGTNKEVNIKPHDYLLEVLRELGYLGVKRGCETGNCGVCTILVDDRPILSCGYLAARAEGHKITTIEGVQDRAKAIGQCIVDEGADQCGYCTPGLVMATIGLENENPNPTEDEIRHYLTNNLCRCTGYAGHMRGLKKYFKVVD
- a CDS encoding xanthine dehydrogenase family protein molybdopterin-binding subunit, producing the protein MKSSDMYREEIEKFESVRKSINKIDGINLVTGKPVYTSDLAPKDCLVVKILRSPHAFAKIKNINTSIAMKVPGVECVLTWKDVPRIAFTRAGQSFPEPSTYDKYILDEYVRYIGDEVAIVAAADEESAMKAMKAIKVDYEVLEPVLDPETAVGHPSIIHPDTENYHANIPNGVDFSQNIAATAHYEYGDIDDVLSKCEVIVEDEVRMQAQAHAMMEPYKTFTYMDMHNRLVIVSSTQIPFHIRRTVGRAIDMPASKIRVIKPRIGGGFGGKQTGASEYYPAIVTKITGKPAILEYDRVETFNNATSRHNMKVGVKIGADKDGTIKGVKLWALSDQGAYGEHTTTTVGPVCSKVLTMYNKCEAVHFDGLVVYTNKPTAGAFRGFGVTQGVYAVETGMNKLAHTLGMDPTELRNKNMAREGEDCILFNLTTLGEHDTPVQKILSCGLHDMVAKGKELIGWDEKYPGKQVGPNKFRGMGMCIAQQGSGIPKVDSATAEIRFQDQGFFTLLTGATDIGTGSDTILKQIAADAIGIHEDRIEVISSDTDLTPFDVGAYASSTTYVSGNAIKMAGENLRKNLFEKVAEYFNVSVDELDFDGDAFSTKDGSQTVTLEEFGTKITYAGFNQIITGTGNWVPQRAAPPYMAGFAEVEVDTETGEVDVLNFVGMFDCGTPINPKLAKIQAEGGIVQGIGLALCEDVKYDSRGRQMSDTLMEYKIPSRDDMKTNIIVDFVETYDPTGPYGAKSIGEVVINCSVPSILDAIYNATGAWMSDVELPMTPEKVLMKINEAKRGEQKNAPESAK